In one window of Sphingomonas glaciei DNA:
- a CDS encoding glutathione S-transferase family protein, whose amino-acid sequence MSLILYGHPFSSYTWKALIPLWADGTPFEFRSVEQFGAEFAALAPFGQFPLLDDGGTVVAESSIIIEYLQRHHPGPNIWIPEGDAGLRVRFLDRVFDGRIMDTAQVAVANALRPAEHKDPHGVEQGMKRLRRHYDWLEGELGEDGWAAGDHFTLADCAAVPALFYADWIERIGPERPRLNAYRARLLAHPAVSKAVEQARPFRHYFPLGAPERD is encoded by the coding sequence GTGAGCCTGATCCTCTACGGGCACCCGTTCAGCAGCTACACCTGGAAAGCACTGATCCCGCTATGGGCCGACGGCACCCCGTTCGAGTTCCGCTCGGTCGAACAATTTGGCGCCGAGTTCGCCGCCCTCGCCCCCTTCGGCCAGTTCCCCTTGCTTGACGACGGCGGCACGGTGGTCGCCGAAAGCTCGATCATCATCGAATATCTCCAGCGCCATCACCCCGGCCCCAATATCTGGATTCCCGAGGGCGACGCGGGCCTGCGCGTCCGCTTCCTTGACCGGGTGTTCGACGGGCGGATCATGGACACCGCGCAGGTCGCCGTCGCCAATGCGCTGCGTCCAGCCGAGCACAAGGACCCCCATGGCGTCGAGCAGGGGATGAAGCGCCTTCGCCGCCACTACGACTGGCTGGAAGGCGAACTGGGTGAGGACGGCTGGGCGGCGGGCGACCATTTCACCCTCGCCGATTGCGCCGCCGTCCCGGCGCTGTTCTACGCCGACTGGATCGAGCGGATCGGTCCCGAGCGGCCCAGGCTCAACGCCTATCGCGCGCGGCTGCTCGCCCATCCGGCGGTGTCGAAGGCGGTCGAGCAGGCCCGACCCTTCCGCCACTACTTCCCACTGGGCGCACCCGAGCGCGATTGA
- a CDS encoding SIMPL domain-containing protein: MRQVLTLLPFLAAACAPASPDPRGVEKGETFLTISATGRAEARPNEARMQLGVTSQGANAGEASRLNREKMARVTAALTRLGIKEEDLQTRNLSLQRIDYGRERGQYRASNIVEVRMTDVARVGEAVTTVTEAGANVVGGPDLRVSDREAANRSAYANAYKAARSRAEAYADAAGLKIVRTVNIVDGGEYGVPSPSYVTMDAAAPPPAVAPQRMVMPEQAVPAAPPPPPGAPFNPGVNRTEVRVRVDFALKPA; encoded by the coding sequence ATGCGCCAAGTCCTTACTCTGCTGCCTTTCCTCGCCGCCGCCTGCGCGCCTGCCAGCCCCGACCCGCGCGGGGTCGAGAAGGGCGAGACCTTTCTCACCATCTCTGCCACCGGCCGGGCAGAAGCGCGGCCGAACGAAGCACGGATGCAATTGGGCGTCACCAGCCAGGGCGCCAATGCCGGCGAGGCAAGCCGCCTCAACCGCGAGAAGATGGCCCGCGTCACCGCCGCGCTGACCCGGCTGGGAATCAAGGAAGAGGATCTCCAGACCCGCAACCTGTCGCTGCAGCGGATCGACTATGGCCGGGAACGCGGCCAGTATCGCGCCAGCAACATCGTCGAGGTGCGGATGACCGACGTCGCCCGGGTCGGCGAGGCCGTCACCACGGTGACTGAGGCCGGCGCCAACGTCGTCGGCGGCCCCGACCTTCGCGTCTCCGACCGCGAGGCCGCCAACCGCTCGGCCTATGCCAATGCCTACAAGGCGGCGCGGAGCCGGGCGGAAGCCTATGCAGACGCCGCAGGGCTCAAGATCGTGCGTACGGTCAATATCGTCGATGGCGGCGAATATGGGGTGCCGAGCCCCAGCTATGTGACGATGGATGCCGCCGCGCCGCCACCGGCCGTCGCGCCGCAGCGAATGGTCATGCCCGAACAGGCGGTTCCCGCTGCCCCCCCACCGCCGCCCGGCGCGCCATTCAATCCCGGCGTCAACCGCACCGAAGTCCGCGTCCGCGTCGATTTTGCGTTGAAACCCGCGTGA
- a CDS encoding J domain-containing protein has product MASRSPKFHGRVEGAATHCAVPGCPEPGEFRAPLTAPTFDGPGAWQWLCLEHVRQHNARYNYFAGMSTEEIEAAQSPIAGWERGVRAFAHGGSDPAPPWADFSDPLEAIRGRFGRGRGPTQAPSRFSGAEKSALGVLGLGDDADLPAVRKAYSVLVRRYHPDRNGGDRTHEAKLRNVIDAWQTLKTASAFA; this is encoded by the coding sequence ATGGCTTCACGATCCCCCAAGTTCCACGGCCGGGTAGAAGGCGCGGCAACGCATTGCGCGGTGCCGGGCTGTCCCGAGCCGGGCGAGTTCCGCGCGCCGCTGACCGCACCGACCTTCGACGGGCCGGGGGCGTGGCAATGGCTGTGCCTGGAGCATGTCCGCCAGCACAATGCGCGCTACAATTACTTTGCTGGCATGAGCACCGAGGAGATCGAGGCCGCGCAATCGCCGATCGCCGGGTGGGAGCGCGGGGTGCGCGCCTTTGCCCATGGCGGGTCCGACCCGGCGCCCCCGTGGGCCGACTTCAGCGATCCGCTGGAAGCGATCCGCGGGCGGTTCGGGCGGGGCCGTGGGCCGACGCAGGCGCCGAGCCGCTTCTCAGGGGCGGAGAAGTCGGCGCTGGGCGTGCTGGGGCTGGGCGACGACGCCGACCTGCCGGCCGTGCGCAAGGCCTATTCGGTGCTGGTCCGGCGCTACCACCCCGATCGCAACGGCGGCGACCGCACGCACGAGGCGAAGCTGCGCAACGTCATCGATGCGTGGCAGACGCTGAAGACGGCGAGCGCCTTCGCCTAG
- a CDS encoding BolA family protein → MNISPMGPVAREMTARLEKHLAPARIMLRDDSEQHRGHGGYREDGGESHFFLSIESAAFTGQSRVGRQRLVYKALGDLMHERVHALAMETRAPGE, encoded by the coding sequence ATGAACATTTCTCCCATGGGTCCGGTCGCCCGCGAAATGACCGCCCGCCTCGAAAAACACCTCGCCCCGGCGCGGATCATGCTGCGCGATGACAGCGAACAGCATCGCGGCCACGGCGGCTACCGCGAGGATGGCGGCGAATCACACTTCTTCCTGTCGATCGAGAGCGCAGCCTTCACCGGCCAGTCGCGGGTCGGGCGCCAGCGCCTGGTCTACAAGGCCCTCGGTGACCTGATGCACGAACGCGTCCACGCACTGGCCATGGAAACGAGGGCACCCGGCGAATGA
- a CDS encoding pirin family protein, with protein sequence MNNDSTILMSLAPVSHDLGGFKVHRTLPHKQRTMVGPFIFFDQMGPARLGVDEGIDVRPHPHINLATVTYLFEGAIDHRDSVGSVQRIEPGAVNLMTAGKGISHSERSPADERAHGPKLDGIQTWLALPQDKEEVDPAFEHTPVDRLPVIEGEGKRLHLIMGEAFGAASPVTQHHPTLYAALELTPGASIELEREADERAIYLLDGDASVDGENVDRMHLVLLRPGTRPILRSERGARLMICGGAPMDGKRHVWWNFVSSRHDRIQEAKRAWKAGEFALPPQDDHEWIPIPEVPLTVSYP encoded by the coding sequence ATGAACAACGACAGCACCATCCTGATGAGCCTGGCGCCGGTTAGCCACGACCTCGGCGGGTTCAAGGTCCACCGCACCCTGCCGCACAAGCAGCGGACCATGGTCGGCCCATTCATCTTCTTCGACCAGATGGGCCCGGCCCGCCTCGGCGTCGACGAAGGCATCGACGTGCGCCCCCACCCGCACATCAACCTCGCCACCGTCACCTATCTCTTCGAAGGCGCGATCGATCACCGCGACAGCGTCGGTTCGGTGCAGCGGATCGAGCCCGGAGCGGTCAATCTGATGACCGCGGGCAAGGGCATCAGCCACTCCGAACGCTCCCCCGCCGACGAGCGCGCCCATGGGCCCAAGCTTGACGGCATCCAGACCTGGCTCGCGCTGCCGCAGGACAAGGAAGAGGTCGACCCCGCCTTCGAACATACCCCGGTCGACCGCCTGCCGGTGATAGAAGGGGAGGGCAAACGCCTCCACCTGATCATGGGCGAGGCGTTCGGCGCCGCCTCGCCGGTCACCCAGCATCACCCGACGCTCTACGCGGCGTTGGAACTCACCCCCGGCGCCTCGATCGAGCTCGAGCGCGAGGCCGACGAGCGGGCGATCTACCTGCTCGACGGTGACGCCTCGGTCGACGGCGAGAATGTCGATCGCATGCATCTCGTCCTCCTCCGCCCCGGCACCCGCCCGATCCTCCGCTCGGAACGCGGCGCGCGGCTGATGATCTGCGGCGGCGCCCCGATGGACGGCAAGCGGCATGTGTGGTGGAATTTCGTTTCCAGCCGCCACGACCGCATCCAGGAAGCCAAGCGGGCGTGGAAGGCGGGCGAATTCGCGCTTCCTCCGCAGGACGACCACGAATGGATCCCCATTCCCGAGGTCCCGCTGACGGTCAGCTACCCATGA
- a CDS encoding alpha/beta fold hydrolase yields MIRFARHPLSTGVTLNVGTAGPEDGAAIILLHGFPESHRTWRGVVPLLEDKYRLIMPDQRGFAGSDAPQDPKDYATDKPVADLFALVDRLGLDDFTLVGHDWGGAVSWAAALRGDPRLKRLVVVNAPHPVIFQKSLIEDADQRAASQYITAFRAPGFEQAVEAMGWDTFFDKSFTGHVDLAAIPPEEKAQYIAEWSQPGVFTAMLNWYRGAAVMVPPPGVTVPLPDFLLRAFPTVKVPTLVVWGMRDKALLPLQLDGLDALVDDLTVERVADAGHFLPWEKPQALARPLRTFLESRLGA; encoded by the coding sequence ATGATCCGCTTCGCCCGCCACCCCCTGTCGACCGGCGTCACCCTTAACGTCGGCACCGCAGGGCCGGAGGACGGCGCGGCGATCATCCTGCTCCACGGCTTTCCCGAATCGCACCGCACCTGGCGCGGGGTCGTCCCGCTGCTGGAGGATAAATACCGGCTGATCATGCCCGACCAGCGCGGGTTTGCCGGGTCGGACGCGCCGCAGGACCCGAAGGATTATGCCACCGACAAGCCGGTCGCAGACCTGTTCGCGCTGGTCGATCGGCTCGGCCTCGACGATTTCACCCTCGTCGGTCACGACTGGGGCGGGGCGGTCAGCTGGGCAGCGGCGCTGCGGGGCGATCCGCGGCTCAAGCGCCTGGTCGTCGTCAACGCGCCGCACCCGGTCATCTTCCAGAAAAGCCTGATCGAGGACGCAGACCAGCGTGCCGCCTCGCAGTATATCACGGCCTTCCGCGCGCCAGGCTTCGAGCAAGCGGTCGAAGCGATGGGCTGGGACACCTTTTTCGACAAGAGCTTCACCGGCCACGTCGACCTCGCCGCCATCCCTCCGGAGGAGAAGGCGCAATATATCGCCGAGTGGAGCCAGCCCGGCGTCTTCACCGCCATGCTCAACTGGTATCGCGGCGCCGCAGTGATGGTCCCCCCGCCGGGCGTCACCGTCCCGCTGCCCGACTTCCTCCTGCGCGCCTTCCCCACGGTGAAGGTGCCGACGCTGGTGGTGTGGGGGATGCGCGATAAGGCTTTGCTCCCGCTCCAGCTCGACGGGCTCGACGCGCTGGTCGACGACCTGACCGTCGAACGGGTGGCCGATGCCGGCCATTTCCTGCCGTGGGAGAAGCCGCAAGCGCTCGCCCGGCCGCTCCGCACTTTCCTTGAGAGCCGGTTGGGCGCATAG
- the nusB gene encoding transcription antitermination factor NusB gives MTSSKKSAPKRSRARSAARLAAVQALYQQEMEGTPTPTLLHEFHQHRFGETIDEVTMIDAEMDFFDDLVRGVTARAEEIDGKITARLAEGWKLDRLDRSMRAILRSGTYELIARPDVTVGTVIDEYLDIAHAFFGEKDVKFVNGLLDKVAGDVRA, from the coding sequence ATGACCAGCTCGAAGAAATCCGCCCCCAAGCGATCCCGCGCCCGTTCGGCCGCTCGCCTGGCCGCCGTCCAGGCGCTCTACCAGCAGGAGATGGAGGGCACCCCGACGCCCACCCTGCTGCACGAATTTCACCAGCACCGCTTCGGCGAGACCATCGACGAAGTGACGATGATCGACGCCGAGATGGATTTCTTTGACGACCTCGTCCGCGGCGTCACCGCGCGCGCCGAGGAGATCGACGGCAAGATCACCGCCCGCCTCGCCGAAGGGTGGAAGCTCGACCGGCTCGACCGCTCGATGCGCGCGATCCTGCGCTCGGGCACCTATGAACTGATCGCGCGGCCCGACGTCACCGTCGGCACGGTGATCGACGAATATCTCGACATCGCCCACGCCTTCTTTGGCGAAAAGGACGTTAAGTTCGTCAACGGGCTGCTCGACAAGGTGGCCGGGGACGTGCGGGCCTGA
- the thiL gene encoding thiamine-phosphate kinase, translating to MSGEATVLARLRSLATHPAARGLADDVALLGDLVLTHDTIVEGVHYLPTDPPESVGWKLGAVNLSDLAAKGAVPAGALLSLTLRGDDLWEERFLSGLEQIFEHFGLPLLGGDTVALPAGAPRVLGLTVLGKAAAHVPSRSGGKAGDRLWLIGPVGDSAAGLAQLSASPKATGLLVDTYRRPIPLLTIGALLAPHAHAMMDVSDGLLLDARRLATASGCGLRIDLSALALSPSFRAARGNDRAARLFAATGGDDYALLAALPAETDPLTILKGTAVNIMAVGELTRGGAFVLVDDLGPVPLPERLGYEHDLP from the coding sequence CTGAGCGGAGAAGCCACCGTCCTCGCGCGCCTGCGTTCCCTGGCGACGCATCCCGCCGCTCGCGGCCTAGCCGACGACGTGGCGTTGCTTGGCGACCTGGTCCTCACCCACGACACCATCGTCGAGGGGGTCCACTACCTCCCCACCGATCCGCCCGAAAGCGTCGGTTGGAAGCTTGGCGCGGTGAACCTCTCCGACCTCGCCGCCAAGGGCGCGGTCCCGGCCGGCGCCCTGCTTTCGCTTACCTTGCGCGGCGACGACCTGTGGGAAGAACGCTTCCTGTCCGGGCTCGAGCAGATCTTCGAACATTTCGGCCTGCCCCTGCTCGGCGGCGACACCGTCGCGCTTCCGGCTGGCGCCCCGCGCGTGCTCGGCCTGACCGTGCTGGGCAAGGCCGCCGCCCATGTCCCCAGCCGCTCGGGCGGCAAGGCCGGCGACCGGCTGTGGCTGATCGGCCCTGTGGGAGACAGCGCAGCCGGTCTCGCGCAGCTCAGCGCCAGTCCCAAGGCGACCGGGCTGCTGGTCGACACCTATCGCCGCCCGATCCCCCTGCTCACCATCGGCGCGCTGCTCGCCCCGCACGCCCATGCGATGATGGATGTGTCCGACGGCCTGCTGCTCGACGCCCGCCGGCTCGCCACCGCCAGCGGCTGCGGGCTGCGCATCGACCTGTCGGCGCTGGCCCTGTCGCCCTCCTTCCGCGCCGCTCGCGGCAACGATCGCGCCGCCCGGCTGTTCGCCGCGACCGGGGGCGACGACTATGCCCTGCTCGCCGCGCTGCCGGCGGAGACCGATCCCTTAACGATCCTTAAAGGAACAGCCGTCAATATCATGGCGGTCGGCGAGCTGACGCGGGGCGGGGCCTTCGTCCTCGTCGACGACCTCGGCCCAGTGCCGCTGCCGGAGCGCCTTGGTTATGAGCACGACCTACCCTGA
- a CDS encoding sodium-translocating pyrophosphatase: MELVLIAIGCGLLAVLYGIVTSGQVLRQPAGNQKMQDIAAAIQEGAQAYLGRQYTTIAIVGVVVAVLVFLFLGTIAAVGFVVGALLSGVAGYIGMNISVRANVRTAEAARVSLQGGLTTAFRSGAITGMLVAGLALLAIASFFYVLVGIQGRAPDDRTVIDALVALAFGASLISIFARLGGGIFTKAADVGADLVGKVEAGIPEDDPRNPAVIADNVGDNVGDCAGMAADLFETYVVTVGATMVLTALLVNTTTASLTALMSLPLLVGGVCIITSIIGTYMVRLGKNQSIMGALYKGFWTTAILSIPLIYFASAYALGDMNAVISGPEAAGTDIAGATAEQTGGFTGMDLFWCMMIGLAVTGLLVWITEYYTGTNYRPVKSIAKASETGHGTNVIQGLAISLESTAMPTIVICAAIISSYLLAGLIGIAFAATAMLALAGMVVALDAYGPVTDNAGGIAEMAGMEDEVRTRTDALDAVGNTTKAVTKGYAIGSAALAALVLFGAYTTDLEEFAGDLGIAAGSVDFSLSNPYVVVGLLLGALLPYLFGAMGMTAVGRAAGNVVLDVREQFRDNPGIMDGTSRPNYARTVDLVTKAAIREMIIPSLLPVLTPIAVYFLIAWVAGKEQGFAALGALLLGVIVSGLFVAISMTSGGGAWDNAKKYIEDGNYGGKGSEAHKAAVTGDTVGDPYKDTAGPAVNPMIKITNIVALLLLAALAGHGG, encoded by the coding sequence ATGGAACTCGTGTTGATCGCGATCGGCTGCGGGCTGCTCGCTGTACTCTACGGCATCGTCACCTCCGGGCAGGTGCTCAGGCAACCCGCCGGCAACCAGAAGATGCAGGACATCGCCGCCGCCATCCAGGAAGGCGCGCAGGCCTATCTCGGCCGCCAGTACACCACCATCGCCATCGTCGGCGTAGTCGTCGCGGTCCTGGTCTTCCTGTTCCTCGGCACGATCGCTGCGGTCGGCTTCGTGGTCGGCGCGCTCCTGTCGGGCGTCGCGGGCTATATCGGGATGAACATCTCGGTCCGCGCCAACGTCCGCACCGCCGAGGCCGCTCGGGTCTCGCTCCAGGGCGGCCTCACCACCGCCTTCCGCTCCGGCGCCATCACCGGCATGCTGGTCGCGGGCCTGGCGCTGCTCGCGATCGCTTCCTTCTTCTACGTGCTGGTCGGGATCCAGGGCCGCGCGCCCGACGACCGCACGGTGATCGACGCGCTGGTCGCGCTGGCCTTCGGCGCCAGCCTCATCTCCATTTTCGCCCGTCTCGGCGGCGGCATCTTCACCAAGGCCGCCGATGTCGGCGCCGATCTCGTCGGCAAGGTCGAGGCCGGAATTCCCGAGGACGACCCCCGCAACCCGGCCGTTATCGCCGACAACGTGGGCGACAATGTCGGCGACTGCGCCGGCATGGCCGCCGACCTGTTCGAAACCTATGTCGTCACCGTCGGTGCCACCATGGTGCTGACCGCGCTGCTGGTGAACACCACCACCGCCTCGCTCACCGCGCTGATGAGCCTTCCGCTGCTGGTTGGCGGGGTGTGCATCATCACCTCGATCATCGGCACTTACATGGTCCGCCTCGGCAAGAATCAGTCAATCATGGGCGCGCTCTACAAGGGCTTCTGGACCACTGCGATCCTGTCGATCCCGTTGATCTACTTCGCCAGCGCCTATGCCCTGGGCGACATGAATGCGGTCATCAGCGGGCCCGAGGCGGCCGGCACCGACATTGCCGGCGCCACTGCCGAGCAGACCGGCGGCTTCACCGGCATGGACCTGTTCTGGTGCATGATGATCGGCCTGGCGGTCACCGGCCTGCTGGTCTGGATCACCGAATATTACACCGGCACCAATTACCGCCCGGTCAAGTCGATCGCCAAGGCGTCGGAGACCGGCCACGGCACCAACGTCATCCAGGGCCTCGCGATCAGCCTTGAATCGACTGCCATGCCGACGATCGTGATCTGCGCCGCGATTATCTCCTCCTACCTGCTCGCCGGCCTGATCGGGATCGCCTTCGCCGCAACCGCGATGCTGGCCTTGGCCGGCATGGTGGTCGCGCTCGACGCTTATGGCCCGGTCACCGACAATGCCGGCGGCATCGCCGAAATGGCCGGGATGGAGGATGAGGTGCGGACCCGCACCGACGCCCTCGACGCGGTCGGCAACACCACCAAGGCGGTTACCAAGGGTTATGCCATCGGCTCCGCCGCGCTCGCCGCGCTGGTGCTGTTCGGCGCCTACACCACCGACCTTGAGGAGTTTGCAGGCGACCTCGGCATCGCTGCCGGCTCGGTCGATTTCAGCCTGTCCAACCCCTACGTCGTGGTCGGCTTGCTGCTCGGCGCGCTGCTGCCCTATCTGTTCGGCGCGATGGGCATGACCGCGGTCGGCCGCGCCGCCGGCAACGTCGTGCTCGACGTGCGGGAACAGTTCCGCGACAATCCGGGCATCATGGACGGCACCAGCCGCCCCAATTACGCCCGCACCGTCGACCTCGTCACCAAGGCCGCGATCCGGGAGATGATCATCCCCTCGCTGCTGCCGGTGCTGACCCCGATCGCGGTCTACTTCCTGATCGCCTGGGTCGCCGGCAAGGAACAGGGCTTCGCGGCCCTCGGCGCTCTGCTCCTCGGCGTGATCGTCTCGGGCCTGTTCGTCGCCATCTCGATGACCTCGGGCGGCGGCGCATGGGACAATGCCAAGAAGTATATCGAAGACGGCAATTACGGCGGCAAGGGCTCCGAAGCACACAAAGCGGCGGTCACCGGCGACACCGTCGGCGATCCCTACAAGGACACCGCCGGCCCGGCGGTCAATCCGATGATCAAGATCACCAACATCGTCGCCCTCCTGCTCCTCGCGGCCCTTGCGGGCCACGGCGGCTGA
- a CDS encoding globin-coupled sensor protein — translation MSDDIQSRLQFMNFTQGQRDLLSGMRHLLARLIPPALDTFYEKVKQTPNTRRFFRDGEHMRCAHAAQRKHWARIAEGRFDGEFVSSVQRIGAVHAAIGLEPQWYIGAYSLVLEQLLTGIGREYGFWQRARNLFRGPRQGEVSAALVKAALLDMELSVSIYFAQSQVERTAAIASLSAALNTVAKGDLTADLGEMPASFAAIKRDYDEAIARLRELVSGVADGAVHIQTGSSEIAQAAEDLARRTESTAATLEQTAAAVSQMDERIRATSSAAERSVRQADDTSATVANGRQVARQAVAAMEAVSASATGIDGVIEGLDKIAFQTRVLAMNAAVEAGRAGEAGRGFAVVADLVSALAMRAEEEAKKARTELTTTQTGIVSAVGAVTQVDGELQRISETVEAVHQLVSDIARDNQAQATAITEINSAVSSMDRATQQNAAMVEQTSAAARNLAGEVARLNDKTGQFTTGAPRATSRSPSRATRT, via the coding sequence ATGTCCGACGATATTCAGAGCCGCCTGCAATTCATGAACTTCACGCAAGGGCAGCGCGACCTGCTGTCCGGCATGCGGCACCTCCTCGCCAGGCTGATCCCGCCGGCGCTCGACACCTTCTACGAAAAGGTCAAGCAGACCCCCAATACCAGGCGCTTCTTCCGCGACGGTGAGCATATGCGCTGCGCCCACGCCGCGCAGCGCAAGCATTGGGCGCGGATCGCCGAGGGGCGGTTCGACGGCGAGTTTGTCAGCAGCGTGCAGCGGATCGGCGCGGTTCACGCGGCCATCGGGCTCGAGCCGCAATGGTATATTGGCGCCTACAGCCTCGTGCTCGAACAATTGCTGACCGGCATCGGCCGCGAATATGGCTTCTGGCAGCGCGCCAGGAACCTATTTCGCGGGCCCAGACAGGGGGAAGTGTCGGCGGCGCTGGTCAAGGCCGCGCTGCTCGACATGGAATTGTCGGTGTCGATTTATTTCGCGCAAAGCCAGGTCGAGCGGACGGCCGCCATCGCCTCGCTCAGTGCGGCGCTGAACACGGTCGCGAAGGGCGACCTCACTGCCGACCTCGGCGAGATGCCCGCCAGCTTCGCCGCCATCAAACGCGACTATGACGAGGCGATCGCCCGGTTGCGAGAACTGGTATCGGGCGTCGCCGACGGGGCGGTCCACATCCAGACCGGGTCATCGGAAATCGCCCAGGCCGCCGAGGACCTCGCCCGGCGCACCGAAAGCACTGCCGCCACGCTTGAGCAAACCGCCGCCGCGGTCAGCCAGATGGACGAGCGGATCCGCGCTACCTCTTCCGCCGCTGAACGCTCGGTCCGCCAGGCCGACGATACCAGCGCCACCGTCGCCAACGGCCGGCAGGTCGCACGCCAGGCCGTCGCGGCGATGGAAGCGGTCAGCGCCAGCGCGACCGGCATCGACGGGGTGATCGAGGGGCTCGACAAGATCGCCTTCCAGACCCGCGTGCTGGCCATGAACGCCGCGGTCGAGGCCGGGCGCGCGGGCGAGGCAGGGCGCGGCTTCGCGGTGGTCGCCGACCTCGTCAGCGCGCTGGCAATGCGGGCCGAGGAAGAAGCCAAGAAGGCCCGGACCGAACTCACCACCACCCAGACCGGGATCGTGTCGGCGGTCGGTGCGGTGACCCAGGTCGACGGCGAATTGCAGCGGATTTCGGAAACCGTCGAGGCGGTGCACCAGCTGGTCAGCGACATCGCCCGCGACAATCAGGCGCAGGCCACCGCCATCACCGAGATCAACAGCGCGGTGTCGAGCATGGATCGCGCGACCCAGCAGAACGCCGCGATGGTCGAACAGACCTCTGCCGCCGCCCGCAACCTCGCCGGCGAGGTGGCGCGGCTCAACGACAAGACCGGCCAATTCACCACCGGTGCTCCACGGGCGACGTCACGCTCGCCGTCTCGCGCGACGAGGACATGA
- the purD gene encoding phosphoribosylamine--glycine ligase yields MNILLLGSGGREDALAWGLRQSPSCGDLLAAPGNPGIARWAECLALDPSDPDKVVAVARERNIGLVVIGPEAPLVAGVADACRAAGIPVFGPSAAAAMLEGSKGFTKDLCAAEGIPTARFVRLADTESALEALGDFGLPVVIKADGLAAGKGVTVALTRAEAEEAVVALCGAPLVIEEFLDGEEASLFALVDGEEAVVLASAQDHKRVGHGDTGPNTGGMGAYSPAPVLTPELERRAMDEIVLPTARAMVRAGTPFSGLLYAGLMLTAEGPKLIEYNVRFGDPECEAIVPRLKGDLAAVLLSVAEGRLGQVRPELSEQHSMTVVLCAAGYPGTPRKGGLVDGIEAAERVPGVTVFHAGTARHGSGALLSAGGRVLAVTALGETLAEARARAYQGVDAIEFADGFYRRDIGWRELERTA; encoded by the coding sequence ATCAATATCCTGCTGCTGGGCTCTGGCGGGCGCGAGGATGCGCTGGCCTGGGGCTTACGGCAATCGCCGAGCTGCGGCGACCTCCTTGCCGCGCCGGGCAATCCGGGAATCGCACGCTGGGCCGAGTGCCTTGCGCTCGATCCGTCCGACCCCGACAAGGTGGTAGCCGTGGCGCGCGAGCGCAACATCGGGCTGGTGGTGATCGGGCCCGAAGCGCCGCTGGTCGCCGGCGTGGCCGATGCCTGCCGCGCCGCCGGCATTCCGGTGTTCGGGCCTTCGGCGGCAGCGGCGATGCTGGAGGGGAGCAAGGGCTTCACCAAGGATTTGTGCGCGGCGGAAGGAATTCCGACCGCCCGCTTCGTTCGGCTGGCGGATACGGAGTCGGCGCTCGAGGCGCTCGGCGACTTCGGGTTGCCGGTGGTGATCAAGGCCGACGGCCTCGCCGCGGGCAAAGGCGTGACGGTCGCCCTGACCCGCGCTGAGGCCGAAGAGGCGGTGGTCGCGCTGTGCGGCGCGCCGCTGGTGATCGAGGAGTTTCTCGACGGCGAGGAGGCCAGCCTGTTCGCGCTGGTCGATGGCGAGGAGGCCGTGGTCCTCGCCTCGGCCCAGGACCACAAACGGGTCGGGCATGGCGATACCGGGCCCAACACCGGCGGCATGGGCGCTTATTCGCCTGCCCCGGTGCTGACCCCCGAGCTCGAGCGCCGGGCAATGGACGAGATCGTCCTCCCGACCGCGCGGGCGATGGTGCGGGCGGGAACGCCTTTCTCCGGGCTGCTCTATGCCGGGCTGATGCTGACCGCCGAGGGGCCCAAGCTGATCGAATATAATGTCCGCTTCGGCGATCCCGAATGCGAGGCGATCGTCCCGCGGCTGAAGGGCGATCTTGCCGCCGTGCTGCTGAGCGTGGCCGAAGGGCGGCTCGGGCAGGTCCGGCCGGAGCTAAGCGAGCAGCACAGCATGACGGTGGTGCTGTGCGCCGCCGGCTATCCCGGCACCCCGCGCAAGGGCGGCCTGGTCGACGGGATCGAGGCGGCCGAGCGGGTGCCGGGCGTCACCGTTTTCCATGCCGGCACCGCGCGCCACGGATCGGGCGCGCTGCTGTCCGCGGGCGGGCGGGTGCTGGCGGTGACCGCGCTGGGCGAGACGCTGGCCGAGGCGCGGGCGCGGGCCTACCAGGGGGTCGATGCGATCGAGTTCGCCGACGGCTTTTACCGCCGCGACATCGGCTGGCGCGAACTGGAGCGGACGGCATGA